The segment CCGCGCGGGGTAAACCCGCCGGGCGGCGCGGAGTCAGAGGAAGCTATCGGCCACGAACGGGGCCTGGGAGGTTGACGGTGGGTGACCCCCTTCCGGGAGCAAATGCCCTGCTCGGAGCCCTTTCCGTCGAGACGCAGCGGGGGGGGCGCGCCGTGCTGCGCGGCGTCTCCCTGGAGCTCCGGGCCGGGGAGGTGGTCTGGCTCCGGGGTCCCTCCGGCTCGGGGAAGTCCACCCTCCTTCGAGCCCTGGCGCGGCTGGTTCCCTGGTCGGGGGAGCTCACCCTGGGCGGAATGCCGGCGGGCTCCGTATCGCCCCGGCAGTGGCGGGCCCGGGTCGGACTGCTGAGCTCGCCCCCTGTCTACACCGGCGAAACCCTCGCCGAGGACCTCCTCTCCCCCTGGTCTCTGCGGGTGCGGCGCGGACTGCCGGCGCCGGCCCCGGAAGTCCTAGTTCGGGAGCTCGAAGAAGTCGGGCTGGGCGAACTGACGCTCGCCCGGCAGACCCGGGAGCTCAGCCTCGGCCAGCTCGCCCGGGTGGCGTTCCTGCGCACCGTGCTGGCGGAGCCCGAGGTGCTCCTCCTCGACGAGCCCGCCGCAAACCTGGACGCTGCCTCCTCCCAGGCCGTCGCGGAACGGACCTTTCGCTTCGCGGCCGCGGGACGTGCCGTGCTCGTCGCGGGGCACACGGCTGCCTGGGATGGGGTGCACCGCCGGCTTCGGATCCAGGGCGAGGGGCTGGCCGAGGAGGCCCCGTGACCGGCGCGATCCCAATTGGTCCCTGGGAGCTGGCGCTGGCTTCCGGATTCCTCGTGGCGGCAGCCGGACTCTCCCTGGCGCTCTCCCTGGGCATGGTGCGGCCGCTCCTGTGGTCCGCGGCCCGGGCCTATGCCCAGCTCATCGCCCTGGGGTTTGCGCTCCAGTGGGTGTTCCGGGTCTCGAATCCCTGGGTCGTGGCGGGACTGCTGGCGGCGATGATGCTTTTCGGCGCCCAGACGCTGCTCGCCCGGGTCCAGGGCAGGCCCCCGGGGCTCTTTCCCCGCAGCCTGGGGGCCATTGCGCTCTCGGGGCTCGCGGTGACCTTCGCGGTCACGGCACTGGTGGTGGGTGTGGAGCCCTGGTACGAGCCCCGGTACGTGATTCCCATCGCGGGA is part of the Thermodesulfobacteriota bacterium genome and harbors:
- a CDS encoding ATP-binding cassette domain-containing protein, whose amino-acid sequence is MGDPLPGANALLGALSVETQRGGRAVLRGVSLELRAGEVVWLRGPSGSGKSTLLRALARLVPWSGELTLGGMPAGSVSPRQWRARVGLLSSPPVYTGETLAEDLLSPWSLRVRRGLPAPAPEVLVRELEEVGLGELTLARQTRELSLGQLARVAFLRTVLAEPEVLLLDEPAANLDAASSQAVAERTFRFAAAGRAVLVAGHTAAWDGVHRRLRIQGEGLAEEAP